A genomic window from Oncorhynchus clarkii lewisi isolate Uvic-CL-2024 unplaced genomic scaffold, UVic_Ocla_1.0 unplaced_contig_2926_pilon_pilon, whole genome shotgun sequence includes:
- the LOC139404919 gene encoding LOW QUALITY PROTEIN: mucin-19-like (The sequence of the model RefSeq protein was modified relative to this genomic sequence to represent the inferred CDS: deleted 2 bases in 1 codon), with translation MGRHYLLITQTIFMIMGGVRELLLVVMTVGVVKVSCYPVGKSQKQDQVSLQRRLGELSSNDVSIVHALALLRSIGSDAKQAREEYLETNEVESQASPNHGSSPANDALSSEEKLRRVSSDDATSEAATGPSGDDATSEAATGPSGDDATSEAATGPSGDDATSEAATGPSGDDATSEAATGPSGDDATSEAATGPSGDDATSEAATGPSGDDATSEAATGPSGDDATSEAATGPSGDDATSEAATGPSGDDATSEAATGPSGDDATSEAATGPSGDDATSEAATGPSGDDATSEAATGPSGDDATSEAATGPSGDDATSEAATGPSGDDATSEAATGPSGDDATSEAATGPSGDDATSEAATGPSGDDATSEAATGPSGDDATSEAATGPSGDDATSEAATGPSGDDATSEAATGPSGDDATSEAATGPSGDDATSEAATGPSGDDATSEAATGPSGDDATSEAATGPSGDDATSEAATGPSGDDATSEAATGPSGDDATSEAATGPSGDDATSEAATGPSGDDATSEAATGPSGDDATSEAATGPSGDDATSEAATGPSGDDATSEAATGPSGDDATSEAATGPSGDDATSEAATGPSGDDATSEAATGPSGDDATSEAATGPSGDDATSEAATGPSGDDATSEAATGPSGDDATSEAATGPSGDDATSEAATGPSGDDATSEAATGPSGDDATSEAATGPSGDDATSGRAATGPSGDDATSEAATGPSGDDATSEAATGPSGDDATSEAATGPSGDDATSEAATGPSGDDATSEAATGPSGDDATSEAATGPSGDDATSEAATGPSGDDATSEAATGPSGDDATSEAATGPSGDDATSEAATGPSGDDATSEAATGPSGDDATSEAATGPSGDDATSEAATGPSGDDATSEAATGPSGDDATSEAATGPSGDDATSEAATGPSGDDATSEAATGPSGDDATSEAATGPSGDDATSEAATGPSGDDATSEAATGPSGDDATSEAATGPSGDDATSEAATGPSGDDATSEAATGPSGDDATSEAATGPSGDDATSEAATGPSGDDATSEAATGPSGDDATSEAATGPSGDDATSEAATGPSGDDATSEAATGPSGDDATSEAATGPSGDDATSEAATGPSGDDATSEAATGPSGDDAMDI, from the exons ATGGGAAGACATTACCTGTTGATAACACAGACTATTTTCATGATCATGGGAGGTGTGAGAGAATTGCTGCTCGTTGTGATGACTGTGGGGGTTGTCAAAG TTTCTTGTTACCCTGTTGGAAAGTCCCAGAAGCAAGATCAAGTCTCTCTGCAGAGGAGACTTGGAG AGCTGTCATCAAATGACGTCTCCATTGTGCATGCCCTGGCCTTGCTCCGATCCATAGGGTCTGACGCTAAACAAGCCAGAGAAG AGTATTTAGAGACCAATGAAGTAGAAtcccaagcttctccaaaccatGGTAGCTCTCCGGCAAATGATGCCCTGTCCTCTGAGGAGAAGCTGAGGCGCGTGTCCTcggacgacgccacctctgaagctgcgaccggcccgtctggcgacgacgccacctctgaagctgcgaccggcccgtctggcgacgacgccacctctgaagctgcgaccggcccgtctggcgacgacgccacctctgaagctgcgaccggcccgtctggcgacgacgccacctctgaagctgcgaccggcccgtctggcgacgacgccacctctgaagctgcgaccggcccgtctggcgacgacgccacctctgaagctgcgaccggcccgtctggcgacgacgccacctctgaagctgcgaccggcccgtctggcgacgacgccacctctgaagctgcgaccggcccgtctggcgacgacgccacctctgaagctgcgaccggcccgtctggcgacgacgccacctctgaagctgcgaccggcccgtctggcgacgacgccacctctgaagctgcgaccggcccgtctggcgacgacgccacctctgaagctgcgaccggcccgtctggcgacgacgccacctctgaagctgcgaccggcccgtctggcgacgacgccacctctgaagctgcgaccggcccgtctggcgacgacgccacctctgaagctgcgaccggcccgtctggcgacgacgccacctctgaagctgcgaccggcccgtctggcgacgacgccacctctgaagctgcgaccggcccgtctggcgacgacgccacctctgaagctgcgaccggcccgtctggcgacgacgccacctctgaagctgcgaccggcccgtctggcgacgacgccacctctgaagctgcgaccggcccgtctggcgacgacgccacctctgaagctgcgaccggcccgtctggcgacgacgccacctctgaagctgcgaccggcccgtctggcgacgacgccacctctgaagctgcgaccggcccgtctggcgacgacgccacctctgaagctgcgaccggcccgtctggcgacgacgccacctctgaagctgcgaccggcccgtctggcgacgacgccacctctgaagctgcgaccggcccgtctggcgacgacgccacctctgaagctgcgaccggcccgtctggcgacgacgccacctctgaagctgcgaccggcccgtctggcgacgacgccacctctgaagctgcgaccggcccgtctggcgacgacgccacctctgaagctgcgaccggcccgtctggcgacgacgccacctctgaagctgcgaccggcccgtctggcgacgacgccacctctgaagctgcgaccggcccgtctggcgacgacgccacctctgaagctgcgaccggcccgtctggcgacgacgccacctctgaagctgcgaccggcccgtctggcgacgacgccacctctgaagctgcgaccggcccgtctggcgacgacgccacctctgaagctgcgaccggcccgtctggcgacgacgccacctctgaagctgcgaccggcccgtctggcgacgacgccacctctgaagctgcgaccggcccgtctggcgacgacgccacctctgaagctgcgaccggcccgtctggcgacgacgccacctctgaagctgcgaccggcccgtctggcgacgacgccacctctgaagctgcgaccggcccgtctggcgacgacgccacctctgaagctgcgaccggcccgtctggcgacgacgccacctctgaagctgcgaccggcccgtctggcgacgacgccacctctgaagctgcgaccggcccgtctggcgacgacgccacctctggc cgagctgcgaccggcccgtctggcgacgacgccacctctgaagctgcgaccggcccgtctggcgacgacgccacctctgaagctgcgaccggcccgtctggcgacgacgccacctctgaagctgcgaccggcccgtctggcgacgacgccacctctgaagctgcgaccggcccgtctggcgacgacgccacctctgaagctgcgaccggcccgtctggcgacgacgccacctctgaagctgcgaccggcccgtctggcgacgacgccacctctgaagctgcgaccggcccgtctggcgacgacgccacctctgaagctgcgaccggcccgtctggcgacgacgccacctctgaagctgcgaccggcccgtctggcgacgacgccacctctgaagctgcgaccggcccgtctggcgacgacgccacctctgaagctgcgaccggcccgtctggcgacgacgccacctctgaagctgcgaccggcccgtctggcgacgacgccacctctgaagctgcgaccggcccgtctggcgacgacgccacctctgaagctgcgaccggcccgtctggcgacgacgccacctctgaagctgcgaccggcccgtctggcgacgacgccacctctgaagctgcgaccggcccgtctggcgacgacgccacctctgaagctgcgaccggcccgtctggcgacgacgccacctctgaagctgcgaccggcccgtctggcgacgacgccacctctgaagctgcgaccggcccgtctggcgacgacgccacctctgaagctgcgaccggcccgtctggcgacgacgccacctctgaagctgcgaccggcccgtctggcgacgacgccacctctgaagctgcgaccggcccgtctggcgacgacgccacctctgaagctgcgaccggcccgtctggcgacgacgccacctctgaagctgcgaccggcccgtctggcgacgacgccacctctgaagctgcgaccggcccgtctggcgacgacgccacctctgaagctgcgaccggcccgtctggcgacgacgccacctctgaagctgcgaccggcccgtccggcgacgacgccacctctgaagctgcgaccggcccgtccggcgacgacgccacctctgaagctgcgaccggcccgtccggcgacgacgccacctctgaagctgcgaccggcccgtccggcgacgacgccacctctgaagctgcgaccggcccgtccggcgacgacgccacctctgaagctgcgaccggcccgtccggcgacgacgccaTGGATATCTGA